In Solanum pennellii chromosome 3, SPENNV200, a single window of DNA contains:
- the LOC107015284 gene encoding pentatricopeptide repeat-containing protein At5g50280, chloroplastic — MALKHYFISSSTSCTLQTNHYSYALNPLRIGRNPIFLRPFSQSSSPVFSNSSITRSTPSSLFLSFLEEDEEEERLILSETQELNQPDNDPIRRFFQTRTADQESEPDPGNLGKLSLQENRKTSWQLAPITASTEDEDVENIPKSLLETLPPSPRIEGVVNQIVEKAKNLPENVTLGEVLGEFEGRVGQEDCEEVLGLLGNEGLGIDCLYFFEWMGLNEPSLVTPRAYKVLFLILGRAGMSKELLLLFKNLPNRKGFRDVHVYNAAISGLLCCRRYDDAWEIYQSMAANSVQPDHVTSSIMITIMRKRGNSAKEAWELFEKMNKEGVKWSLEVAGALIKSFCDEGLKKEALIIQLEMEKRGISSNAIVYNTLMHAYCKSNQIEEAEGLFAEMKKKRIAPTSATYNTLMDAYSRRLQPDVVEKLLLEMDDAGLEPNVKSYTCLISAYGRLKNMSDLAANAFLRMTKVGIKPNSYSYTALIHAYSVSGWHDKAYTAFENMQREGIKPSIETYTALLDAFRRAGDTQTLMKIWKMMMREKIEGTRVTFNILLDGFAKQGCYVEARDVICEFGKLGLQPTVMTYNMLINAYARGGQELRLPQLLKEMAALNLKPDSITYSTMIYAFIRVRDYKRAFYFHKQMVKNRQVPDAESYEKLRAILDVKAAIKNRKDKSALMGIVRSSMGLLKEKKKGKKDEFWKNRKKGSRFQGH, encoded by the exons ATGGCGCTCAAACACTACTTTATCTCGTCTTCTACTTCCTGTACATTACAGACGAATCACTACTCCTATGCCCTTAACCCTTTGAGAATTGGAAGAAATCCCATATTCTTAAGACCCTTCTCTCAATCATCCTCCCCTGTTTTCTCTAACTCTTCCATTACTCGGTCTACACCTTCCTcccttttcctttcttttcttgaaGAAGACGAGGAAGAAGAAAGACTTATTCTTTCAGAAACCCAGGAGTTAAATCAACCAGATAATGACCCAATTCGCCGGTTCTTCCAGACCCGGACAGCAGACCAAGAATCTGAACCAGACCCAGGTAATCTAGGCAAGTTATCTCTTCAGGAGAACCGTAAAACATCTTGGCAACTTGCTCCTATCACTGCTTCAACTGAAGACGAAGATGTTGAAAACATTCCAAAATCGCTACTCGAGACACTCCCCCCAAGTCCTAGAATTGAGGGGGTTGTCAATCAAATAGTGGAGAAGGCGAAGAACTTACCGGAAAATGTGACCTTAGGTGAAGTATTAGGTGAATTTGAAGGGAGGGTTGGACAGGAAGACTGTGAGGAAGTGTTGGGTTTGCTGGGAAATGAAGGTTTGGGGATTGATTGCTTGTATTTTTTCGAATGGATGGGGCTTAATGAGCCTTCATTGGTTACACCTCGTGCATATAAGGTTCTGTTCCTGATCCTTGGGAGGGCTGGTATGAGCAAGGAGTTACTACTTTTGTTTAAGAACTTGCCTAATCGAAAGGGGTTCAGGGATGTCCATGTTTACAATGCAGCTATTTCCGGGCTTTTATGCTGTAGAAG GTATGATGATGCTTGGGAAATTTATCAGTCCATGGCGGCAAATTCTGTCCAACCAGACCATGTGACGAGTTCCATTATGATTACAATAATGAGGAAACGGGGCAATAGTGCGAAAGAAGCTTGGGAGTTATTCGAAAAGATGAATAAAGAAGGTGTGAAGTGGAGCTTGGAAGTAGCAGGTGCTCTAATTAAATCCTTTTGTGATGAAGGCCTAAAGAAGGAAGCTTTAATCATCCAGTTGGAAATGGAGAAAAGGGGAATATCATCTAATGCCATTGTCTATAATACTCTGATGCATGCTTACTGTAAATCTAACCAAATTGAAGAAGCTGAAGGTCTATTTGCtgagatgaagaagaaaagaattgCACCTACCTCGGCTACTTATAATACTTTGATGGATGCATACAGTAGGAGACTCCAGCCCGACGTTGTTGAGAAGCTGCTACTGGAAATGGATGATGCTGGTTTGGAGCCAAATGTGAAATCATATACATGCCTGATCAGTGCCTATGGAAGATTGAAGAACATGAGTGACTTGGCTGCAAATGCATTCTTGAGGATGACAAAGGTTGGTATTAAACCAAATTCTTACTCTTATACAGCTCTTATACATGCCTATTCAGTCAGTGGTTGGCATGATAAGGCTTACACAGCTTTTGAGAATATGCAAAGGGAGGGAATAAAACCCTCCATAGAAACTTATACTGCTCTTCTTGATGCATTTAGACGTGCTGGTGATACCCAAACACTCATGAAAATTTGGAAAATGATGATGAGAGAGAAAATTGAAGGGACAAGGGTGACGTTTAACATTCTACTGGATGGATTCGCTAAACAAGGTTGCTATGTCGAAGCAAGAGATGTAATTTGTGAGTTTGGGAAGCTTGGGTTACAACCAACAGTAATGACATACAACATGTTGATCAATGCATATGCGAGGGGAGGTCAAGAATTAAGGTTGCCACAGCTTTTGAAGGAGATGGCAGCACTTAATCTAAAACCTGATTCTATTACATATTCCACAATGATATATGCCTTCATCCGTGTGCGGGATTATAAGAGGGCATTTTATTTTCACAAGCAGATGGTAAAAAACCGGCAAGTGCCTGATGCTGAATCATATGAGAAGCTACGGGCGATTCTGGATGTAAAAGCTGCCATAAAGAACAGGAAGGATAAAAGTGCTTTAATGGGAATAGTTAGAAGCAGTATGGGCttattgaaagaaaagaaaaagggaaagaaggATGAATTctggaaaaatagaaaaaaaggatCGAGATTTCAAGGACACTAG